A genomic region of Metopolophium dirhodum isolate CAU chromosome 1, ASM1992520v1, whole genome shotgun sequence contains the following coding sequences:
- the LOC132933835 gene encoding uncharacterized protein LOC132933835 yields MLPRLTDYRVLPQKISKMKVKCAAQVMSERVSSLMGFLASKNIINSEARGTASLCLMFDQLFDSVNGSYDKIVDGKKYRTAIKKGTPHFELWEKYLPVLKSMVFVDPKTGKHQRPPTIKNWEVTIRGLKTIYQYLQTKGIKSILPRNFNQDSLENFFGSSRNIGCRNVNPSCHAFASSYKTLLLNSLMSIHSPGNNCEEDFASSCLSSYHEIFINSNTENSNTNENIVCHDFPQKPCIQNQHGINVEYLTSQTHTYISGYILKKLNLLLLKNCSCLAQLCSTQSNNNHNLITAREYSQTFISLKYPNKIFCSLVQKVIDLVSEKLPTICHTLNLKSTLINIVSKLINLNILKCQLHEQMFGQIFLNFTIKFLIYNWCNSVNKILNGKQSINTNENDPIKISAYERYVKYSKYKNLKIRKF; encoded by the exons ATGTTACCGCGATTGACAGATTATCGTGTTTTACcacaaaaaattagtaaaatgaaGGTAAAATGTGCAGCACAAGTTATGAGTGAACGCGTATCTTCTCTGATGGGATTTTTAGCTT ccAAAAACATAATCAATTCAGAAGCTCGAGGTACTGCAAGTTTGTGTTTAATGTTTGATCAGTTATTTGATTCAGTCAATGGGTCCTACGATAAAATTGTTGATGGTAAGAAGTACAGAACAGCAATTAAAAAAGGGACTCCTCATTTTGAATTGTGGGAAAAATACTTACCAGTCTTGAAATCCATGGTTTTTGTAGACCCCAAAACTGGTAAACATCAGAGACCACCAACTATAAAAAATTGGGAAGTTACCATTAGAG gtttaaaaactatttatcaatatttgcaAACAAAAGGCATCAAATCTATTCTTCCTCGAAATTTTAATCAAGATTCGTtagaaaatttttttggttcctCCCGTAACATTGGATGTAGAAATGTTAATCCATCTTGCCATGCATTTGCATCTTCTTACAAAACTCTCTTGCTCAATAGTTTGATGTCTATCCACTCTCCTGGAAATAATTGTGAAGAAGATTTTGCTAGCTCTTGCCTTTCCTCTTATCACGAGATTTTTATCAATTCAAACACAGAAAATAGTAATACTAATGAAAATATTGTCTGTCATGATTTCCCTCAAAAACCGTGTATTCAAAATCAACATGGAATTAATGTTGAATACCTAACATCTCAGACCCATACATATATATCTGGTtacatacttaaaaaattaaacttacttcttttaaaaaattgtagcTGCTTAGCACAATTATGCTCAACTCAATCTAATAACAATCACAATTTAATAACGGCTCGTGAATATTCCCAAACatttatatctttaaaataccctaataaaatattttgttctttgGTACAAAAAGTCATTGACTTAGTAAGTGAAAAATTACCAACCATATGCCataccttaaatttaaaatccactcttataaatatagtatctaaacttataaatttaaatatattaaaatgtcagtTACATGAACAAATGTTtggtcaaatatttttaaattttactattaaatttttaatatacaattggtGTAACAGTgtgaacaaaattttaaatggcaAACAATCTATAAATACAAATGAAAACGATCCCATTAAAATTTCAGCTTATGAACGTTATGTCAAatactcaaaatataaaaacttaaaaatcagAAAGTTTTAA
- the LOC132936950 gene encoding uncharacterized protein LOC132936950 — protein MFYFRIKYYCLRIAMLVPTCVLQITTVFVTATITYHFKMSFVNFIELYDIFEHKTNGPVSISVIKKLQSWNLLARDGVLKCKNGHYLKLYPDVRSLDGFGWRCREPINKQKNKCDYYRSIRVDTFFHKSHLSLYQIVSFAYLWLENVSLSFIVKQIKIAQHTAVDWSSFHREVVFEAMITNHNKIGGVGQVVEIDESKFGRRKYNRGHRVDGQWIFGGVQRETGACFLIPVEKRDKDTLLTAINDWILPGTTIISDCWKSYQCLEDEGFVHLTVNHSIQFKNPETGAHTNNVEGMWRHAKASLSQYCRKKRFYGGYLAKFMFLKRCRILNIEPLTEFFKLAGELYDPKAIQEINLLVSDDEASSETDGNDEDL, from the exons atgttttattttcgtattaaatattactgtTTGAGGATTGCGATGTTAGTGCCTACATGCGTACTCCAGATCACTACAGTTTTTGTTACAGCTACGATAacatatcattttaaaatgtcatttgttaattttattgagttatatgatatatttgaacataaaacCAATGGCCCCGTCTCaataagtgtaataaaaaaattgcaatcgtGGAATTTGTTGGCCCGTGACGGtgtgttaaaatgtaaaaatggtcattatttaaaattataccctGATGTGCGTTCTTTAGACGGATTTGGTTGGAGATGTAGGGAacctataaataaacaaaaaaacaaatgcgACTATTATCGATCGATTCGCgtggatacattttttcataaatcGCATTTGTCGTTATACCAAATAGTATCGTTTGCATATTTGTGGTTAGAAAATGTGTCATTGtcatttattgtaaaacaaattaaaattgctCAACATACTGCTGTTGACTGGTCATCGTTTCATAGAGAAGTCGTCTTCGAGGCTATGATTACAAATCATAATAAGATAG GTGGAGTAGGTCAAGTTGTCGAAATTGACGAGTCCAAATTTGGTCGAAGAAAATATAACCGCGGGCATCGTGTAGATGGACAATGGATTTTTGGTGGTGTTCAACGAGAAACTGGAGCTTGTTTTTTAATACCCGTAGAAAAGCGAGATAAAGATACTCTTTTAACAGCAATCAATGATTGGATCTTACCAGGGACTACAATTATCAGCGATTGTTGGAAG agTTATCAATGTTTGGAAGATGAAGGATTTGTTCACTTAACGGTGAACCATTCTATTCAATTCAAAAATCCGGAAACAGGAGCACACACAAATAATGTTGAGGGAATGTGGCGTCACGCAAAGGCTTCGCTTTCTCAGTATTGTCGCAAAAAACGGTTTTATGGAGGATATTTAGCAAAGTTTATGTTTCTGAAAAGGTGTCGTATACTAAATATTGAACCTCTGACGGAATTTTTTAAACTTGCTGGTGAGCTGTATGACCCAAAAGCGATacaagaaattaatttattggtaAGTGATGATGAAGCGTCTTCTGAAACAGATGGAAATGACGAagatttataa
- the LOC132933217 gene encoding uncharacterized G-patch domain protein DDB_G0278987-like, producing MSGRAKSIMNLLKTQKSMQDNDISTLIKNRSTDNPLGLRGKKCAPDDIPHCSILVEKQREEKPMQDNEISTLINRSNDNPLGLLHRDCSDFYDSDKDPELYCKILSPKKINRPSTRDSSTSDSSSSNSSSSSSSSSDSSSPSSSIDNHEIMNEVNYENARINYNNNESTEMNSNSELEIMRKGKKRKVNSNQCSIKKAKINRNSGLSYTSASKSKKKYDMRKVRPPCSNQ from the exons atgtCCGGTCGGGCCAAAAGCATAATGAATCTTCTTAAAACACAAAAATCAATGCAAGACAACGATATATCGAcactgataaaaaata gaTCTACCGATAATCCATTAGGCTTACGTGGTAAAAAGTGTGCTCCAGATGATATACCACATTGTAGTATACTAGTTGAAAAACAAAGGGAGGAAAAACCTATGCAAGACAATGAGATATCGACAttgataaata gaTCTAATGATAATCCATTAGGCTTAC TACACAGAGACTGCAGTGACTTTTATGATTCAGATAAAGACCCGGAGTTATATTGCAAAATTCTATCACCTAAAAAGATCAATAGACCTTCAACCCGCGATTCTTCAACTAGCGATTCTTCAAGTAGTAATTCTTCAAGTAGCAGTTCTTCATCCAGCGATTCCTCATCTCCGTCCAGTTCTATTGATAACCATGAAATTATGAATGaagtaaattatgaaaatgcaagaataaattataataacaatgaaagtACAGAAATGAATTCCAATTCAGAACTTGAAATTATGAGAAAAGGAAAAAAGAGGAAGGTGAATTCAAATCAATGTTCAATTAAAAAAGCAAAGATTAACCGAAATTCTGGATTAAGCTATACTTCAGCTTCTAAAAGTAAAAAGAAATACGATATGAGAAAAGTACGTCCTCCCTGTAGTAATCagtga